In Caloenas nicobarica isolate bCalNic1 chromosome 5, bCalNic1.hap1, whole genome shotgun sequence, a single genomic region encodes these proteins:
- the LOC135989841 gene encoding LOW QUALITY PROTEIN: olfactory receptor 5G9-like (The sequence of the model RefSeq protein was modified relative to this genomic sequence to represent the inferred CDS: inserted 2 bases in 1 codon; substituted 2 bases at 2 genomic stop codons) — protein MAEQNRTWVAEFILEGLSDRVEMKXQLFVLLLLIYTITLLGNTGIIIVIXGDPRLHTSMYFFLSSLSVVDICFSVIAPRTLVNFLSERKTISFAGCMDQAFFYIVFVTECFLLAVMAYDWYMAICNPLLYSSVMTRRLCLXLVVGSYMGGVLSSIIQMTFIIRLPFCSSNIINHFFCDVPPLLALSCASTYINEMILFSLAGVIELITISTILVSYISISFAILRIRSAEGRQKAFSTCASHLTAVTVLYGTTIFMYLRPSSSYSLDTDKVVSVFYVVVIPMLNPLIYSLRSQEVKDALRRTAERITVRF, from the exons ATGGCAGAGCAGAATCGCACCTGGGTGGCTGAGTTCATTCTCGAGGGCCTGAGCGACCGAGTGGAAATGAA GCAGCTCTTTGTGCTGTTGCTGCTCATCTACACCATCACCCTTCTGGGCAACACGGGGATAATCATAGTCATCTGAGGTGACCCTCGGCTCCACACgtccatgtacttcttcctcagCAGCCTCTCCGTTGTTGACATCTGCTTCTCCGTGATTGCCCCCAGGACCTTGGTGAACTTTCTATCAGAGAGGAAGACCATTTCCTTTGCTGGCTGCATGGACCAAGCCTTCTTCTACATCGTCTTCGTGACAGAGTGTTTCCTGCTGGCCGTCATGGCGTATGACTGGTACATGGCCATTTGTAACCCCCTGCTCTACTCCTCTGTTATGACTCGGAGGTTGTGCCTGTAGCTGGTGGTGGGGTCTTACATGGGGGGTGTCCTCAGTTCCATCATACAGATGACCTTCATCATCAGACTGCCTTTCTGCAGCTCCAATATCATCAACCACTTTTTCTGCGACGTTCCTCCCCTCCTGGCTCTGTCGTGTGCCAGCACCTACATCAATGAGATGATCCTCTTCTCCCTGGCTGGTGTCATTGAGCTCATCACCATCTCCACTATTCTGGTCTCCTACATCTCCATCTCCTTTGCCATCCTGAGGATCCGTTCAGCCGAAGGCAGGCAAAAAGCCTTCTCCACCTGTGCGTCCCACCTGACAGCAGTGACCGTATTGTATGGGACAACGATCTTCATGTATTTACGCCCCAGCTCTAGTTACTCCCTGGACACCGACAAGGTGGTCTCTGTCTTCTACGTGGTGGTGATCCCCATgctgaaccccctcatctacagcctGAGGAGCCAGGAGGTGAAGGATGCTCTGAGGAGAACAGCAGAAAGAATCACGGTCAGGTTCTGA